In Sphingobacteriaceae bacterium, the following proteins share a genomic window:
- a CDS encoding ATP-dependent exonuclease — translation MKIDRGIVLLCSVVAVVILSSAKFSKPHTQKLTELSQTVPPDFLPAKKNIAFKEGEILTYRMHYGLLNAGGAVLEVKPDIMNISGRQVYHIVGTGFTTGSADWFFKVRDRYETYMDKDALLPWMFVRRVDEDGFKFSQDYMFNHYTKKVDVGNNQKFDIPSGIQDMVSAFYYARNLDLSNAKPGDTYTLNCFLDKEIWPLKIKFIEKEVISTDIGKFRCLKFRPIVQQGRIFKKEEDLNVWISDDNNHIVMRAKADIIIGSVKMDITSAKNLANAMSKVN, via the coding sequence ATGAAAATAGACAGAGGTATAGTTCTTCTTTGCAGCGTGGTTGCTGTGGTGATTTTATCGTCCGCTAAGTTCTCTAAGCCGCATACTCAAAAATTGACGGAATTGTCGCAAACTGTTCCGCCGGATTTTCTTCCCGCTAAAAAAAATATAGCTTTTAAAGAAGGTGAAATTTTAACCTACCGCATGCACTACGGCCTTTTAAATGCCGGTGGCGCCGTTTTAGAAGTTAAACCTGATATTATGAATATCAGTGGTCGCCAGGTTTACCATATTGTGGGAACTGGTTTTACAACAGGTTCTGCCGACTGGTTTTTTAAAGTGCGCGACCGTTATGAAACTTATATGGATAAAGACGCTCTTTTACCCTGGATGTTTGTACGCCGGGTGGATGAAGATGGTTTTAAATTCAGTCAGGATTATATGTTTAACCACTATACTAAAAAGGTAGATGTAGGTAACAATCAAAAATTCGATATTCCAAGTGGCATCCAGGATATGGTGAGCGCATTTTATTATGCCCGCAACCTTGATCTGAGTAATGCTAAACCGGGCGACACTTATACTTTAAATTGTTTCTTAGACAAAGAAATCTGGCCATTAAAAATCAAATTTATTGAGAAAGAAGTGATCTCAACCGATATTGGAAAATTTCGTTGTCTAAAATTTCGTCCCATCGTTCAACAAGGACGTATTTTTAAAAAAGAGGAAGACCTCAACGTTTGGATAAGCGACGACAATAACCACATCGTAATGCGGGCCAAAGCAGATATCATTATTGGTAGCGTAAAGATGGATATTACGAGCGCTAAGAATCTGGCGAATGCTATGAGTAAAGTCAATTGA
- the kynU gene encoding kynureninase, which yields MSQATTTSTSFQNTLEFAKQADQNDKLKGFRERFLMPQHEGKDVVYFTGNSLGLQPKTTQSYLQQELNDWAKFGVEGHFLAKNPWLSYHELLTDKMAKIVGALPQETVMMNQLTVNLHLLMVSFYKPTKSRYKILCEAKAFPSDQYALQSQVKFHGYTIEDAIVEVAPREGEYHIREEDIFAAIEKNKESLALVMIGGVNYFTGQVFDMKAIAEVGHKAGAIVGFDLAHGAGNIKLHLHDWNVDFAAWCSYKYLNSGPGSVAGAFVHEKHLKNTELPLFAGWWGHDKKTRFLMDNTFVPMETAERWQLSNAPIFSMAACRASLDIFDEVGMDALIAKSKDLVAYLEFIVNDINKQKNNCLEIITPNENRGCQLSIVANGYGKKLYTSLIEKGVIPDWREPNVIRCAAIPLYNSFEDMYRFGEILKELL from the coding sequence ATGTCACAGGCAACAACTACAAGCACAAGCTTTCAAAATACTTTAGAATTCGCAAAACAAGCTGATCAAAACGATAAACTGAAAGGGTTTCGCGAACGTTTTTTAATGCCCCAACATGAAGGGAAAGACGTTGTTTATTTTACAGGAAATTCATTAGGGCTCCAACCTAAAACAACTCAAAGCTATTTGCAACAAGAGTTAAATGATTGGGCGAAATTTGGTGTAGAGGGGCATTTCCTTGCTAAGAACCCCTGGCTATCCTATCATGAATTGCTGACGGATAAAATGGCGAAAATTGTAGGGGCATTGCCTCAGGAAACTGTGATGATGAATCAACTGACTGTGAATTTGCATTTGTTGATGGTTTCATTTTACAAGCCAACAAAGTCACGCTATAAAATTTTATGTGAGGCAAAAGCTTTTCCAAGCGATCAGTATGCCTTACAATCGCAGGTGAAATTTCACGGGTACACTATCGAAGATGCTATTGTAGAAGTAGCGCCAAGAGAAGGCGAGTACCACATTCGGGAAGAAGATATTTTTGCTGCGATTGAAAAAAATAAAGAGTCTCTGGCTCTGGTAATGATTGGCGGAGTAAATTATTTTACCGGGCAGGTTTTCGATATGAAAGCAATTGCCGAAGTGGGTCACAAAGCTGGAGCTATCGTTGGATTTGACCTGGCACATGGTGCGGGGAATATCAAATTGCACTTACACGATTGGAATGTAGACTTCGCAGCCTGGTGCAGTTACAAATATTTAAACAGCGGGCCGGGTAGTGTAGCTGGAGCATTTGTTCATGAAAAGCATTTAAAAAATACGGAGTTACCATTGTTTGCTGGCTGGTGGGGACATGATAAAAAAACACGTTTTCTTATGGACAATACATTTGTGCCAATGGAAACTGCTGAACGCTGGCAATTAAGTAATGCTCCCATTTTCAGCATGGCTGCCTGCAGAGCGAGCCTGGATATTTTTGATGAAGTAGGAATGGATGCTTTGATAGCGAAAAGTAAAGACCTTGTGGCTTACCTGGAGTTTATTGTAAACGACATCAACAAACAAAAAAACAATTGCCTGGAAATCATTACTCCTAACGAAAACAGGGGCTGTCAGCTTTCAATAGTAGCAAATGGTTACGGTAAAAAACTTTATACTTCTTTAATTGAAAAGGGTGTTATTCCCGATTGGAGAGAACCTAACGTCATTCGTTGTGCCGCAATTCCACTTTACAATTCTTTTGAGGACATGTATAGATTTGGTGAGATTTTGAAAGAGTTACTATAA
- a CDS encoding sec-independent protein translocase TatC → MNDIQSRSDIELLITTFYANLLKLEDIKPVFDGIDFPKHVPHIVSFWALILLDEEGYKANVFDKHINLPIKTYMFDKWLEVWIRAVDSLFNGERADLAKQRATVLAFTFKSKWEKMH, encoded by the coding sequence ATGAACGACATCCAATCAAGAAGCGACATAGAACTCCTCATTACTACTTTCTACGCTAATCTTTTAAAACTTGAAGACATAAAACCTGTTTTTGATGGCATCGATTTTCCGAAACACGTTCCCCACATAGTTTCTTTTTGGGCCCTGATTTTATTAGACGAGGAAGGCTATAAAGCCAATGTTTTCGATAAACATATTAATTTGCCTATTAAAACTTACATGTTTGATAAATGGCTGGAGGTTTGGATTAGAGCTGTAGACAGTCTATTTAATGGGGAAAGAGCTGATCTTGCAAAACAACGCGCAACCGTTTTAGCATTTACTTTTAAAAGTAAGTGGGAAAAGATGCACTAG
- a CDS encoding ribonucleoside-diphosphate reductase gives MTEPILVENKDRFVLFPIKYKDIWEFYKKAEASFWTAEEIDLASDISDWNNKLNDNERHFIKHVLAFFAASDGIVNENLAINFLNEVQYPEARCFYGFQIMMENIHSETYSLLIDTYIKDPVEKDHLLHAVDTVPCVGEKADWALRWINNGSFAERLIAFAAVEGIFFSGSFCSIFWLKKRGLMPGLTFSNELISRDEGLHCDFACLLYASHVKNQLPKEQVTQIIIDAVSIEKKFVVDAIPVKLIGMNSDLMCQYIEFCADRLLQSLGCNKHYNAVNPFDFMEMISLQGKTNFFEKRVAEYQKAGVMNNNSENNVFNLDEDF, from the coding sequence ATGACTGAACCAATACTCGTCGAAAACAAAGACAGATTTGTACTTTTCCCTATAAAATATAAAGACATCTGGGAATTCTATAAAAAAGCTGAAGCTAGTTTTTGGACGGCAGAAGAAATTGATCTTGCTTCTGACATTTCTGATTGGAACAACAAGTTAAACGACAACGAACGTCACTTTATTAAACACGTATTGGCATTTTTTGCCGCCAGTGATGGGATTGTTAATGAAAACCTCGCAATTAACTTCCTTAATGAAGTTCAGTACCCTGAAGCCCGTTGTTTTTATGGTTTCCAGATCATGATGGAGAATATCCACTCTGAAACTTACTCTCTGTTAATAGATACTTATATTAAAGATCCGGTTGAAAAAGACCATTTATTGCATGCTGTTGACACTGTACCTTGTGTAGGTGAAAAAGCAGACTGGGCATTACGCTGGATCAATAATGGCTCTTTTGCCGAAAGGCTTATTGCTTTTGCAGCAGTAGAAGGAATTTTCTTCTCCGGATCCTTCTGCTCTATCTTCTGGCTGAAAAAACGTGGTTTAATGCCAGGTTTAACATTCAGTAATGAATTAATCAGCCGCGACGAAGGTCTGCATTGTGATTTCGCATGTTTATTATATGCATCGCATGTAAAAAACCAATTGCCAAAAGAACAAGTAACTCAGATTATTATTGACGCTGTTTCTATCGAGAAGAAATTCGTGGTAGACGCTATTCCTGTTAAATTAATAGGAATGAACTCTGACCTTATGTGTCAGTATATTGAGTTCTGTGCCGACAGGCTTTTACAGTCTCTTGGCTGCAATAAACACTACAATGCAGTGAATCCATTTGATTTTATGGAAATGATCTCATTGCAGGGTAAAACCAATTTCTTTGAAAAACGCGTAGCGGAGTATCAAAAGGCTGGTGTAATGAATAATAACTCAGAAAACAACGTTTTTAATCTGGACGAAGACTTCTAG
- a CDS encoding ribonucleoside-diphosphate reductase subunit alpha, with product MFVAKRDGTRESVKFDKITARIQKLSYGLEPSHVDPILVAKKVIDGVYDGVTTSELDNLAAETAAGLTSRHPDYAQLASRIAVSNLHKNTIKSFSKTIEALYHYIDPKNGLNASLIADDVYKIVMDNAHTLDSSIIYDRDFGYDYFGFKTLERSYLLKMNNRVAERPQHMIMRVAVGIHKNDIEAALRTYTLMSERWFTHATPTLFNAGTPKPQMSSCFLLQMKDDSIDGIYDTLKQCAKISQSAGGIGINIHNVRATGSYIKGTNGTSNGIIPMLKVYNETARYVDQGGGKRKGSIAVYLEPWHADIYEFLDIRKNHGKEEMRARDLFTALWIPDLFMKRVEAEGIWSLMCPNECPGLSDCHSAEFEALYERYESEGKFRKQINARELWAAIIEAQIETGNPYMLFKDAANSKSNQQNLGTIKSSNLCTEIIEYTSADEVAVCNLASLALPRFVDEKAGTFDHDKLFEITYQATLNLNKIIDRNYYPIPEARNSNMRHRPIGLGVQGLADAFILMRFPFESEEAKKLNSEIFETIYFAALTASKDLAKVEGAYESYPGSPASKGIFQHDMWNVTPSPRWEWDILREEVMKYGIRNSLLLAPMPTASTSQILGNNECFEPYTSNIYTRRVLSGEFVVVNKHLLRDLVKLGIWNENLKNKIVAANGSVQGIPEIPANIKELYKTVWEIKQRTIIDMAADRGAFIDQSQSLNLFIQDANFAKMSSAHFYSWKKGLKTGMYYLRTKAAADAIKFTVDQDALQQPAFVLGNEDQLLVDRGQAHILTFDEQQAQLSCSLDNPEDCEACGS from the coding sequence ATGTTTGTAGCAAAAAGAGATGGCACCAGGGAGTCGGTAAAATTCGATAAAATTACCGCTCGTATTCAAAAACTCAGTTATGGCCTAGAGCCATCACACGTAGATCCAATATTAGTTGCCAAAAAGGTAATTGATGGTGTTTACGATGGTGTAACAACCAGTGAGCTGGATAACCTAGCAGCAGAAACTGCAGCAGGCTTAACGTCCCGCCACCCCGATTATGCTCAATTAGCATCACGTATTGCAGTTAGTAATTTACATAAGAACACGATCAAGTCTTTCTCCAAGACTATCGAAGCCTTATATCATTATATAGATCCGAAGAATGGATTAAACGCCTCGCTTATTGCGGACGACGTTTATAAAATAGTAATGGACAATGCTCATACGCTTGACTCGTCTATTATTTACGACAGAGACTTTGGTTACGATTATTTTGGTTTTAAAACATTAGAACGTTCTTATTTGCTTAAGATGAACAACCGTGTTGCTGAACGCCCACAACACATGATCATGCGCGTAGCCGTAGGAATTCATAAAAACGACATTGAGGCAGCATTAAGAACTTATACCTTAATGAGCGAGCGCTGGTTTACGCACGCAACTCCAACTTTATTTAACGCTGGTACTCCTAAGCCGCAAATGAGCTCGTGCTTCCTGCTACAAATGAAGGACGATAGCATTGATGGTATTTACGATACATTAAAACAATGTGCTAAGATCTCTCAAAGCGCAGGTGGTATCGGTATCAACATTCACAATGTACGTGCTACAGGCTCTTACATTAAAGGAACTAACGGTACCAGCAACGGTATTATCCCGATGTTGAAAGTGTACAACGAAACTGCACGTTACGTTGATCAAGGTGGCGGAAAACGCAAAGGTTCTATCGCAGTGTATCTTGAGCCTTGGCATGCTGATATCTATGAATTTTTAGATATCCGTAAAAACCATGGTAAAGAAGAAATGCGCGCGCGTGATTTATTTACTGCGCTTTGGATTCCTGATTTGTTTATGAAACGTGTGGAAGCTGAAGGCATCTGGAGCTTGATGTGTCCGAACGAATGTCCGGGTTTAAGCGACTGTCACAGTGCTGAATTCGAAGCTTTGTATGAAAGATACGAATCAGAAGGAAAATTCCGTAAACAAATTAATGCCCGCGAATTATGGGCGGCGATTATCGAAGCGCAAATTGAAACCGGAAATCCTTACATGTTGTTTAAAGATGCTGCTAACAGCAAATCCAACCAACAAAATTTAGGAACTATTAAGTCTTCTAACTTATGTACTGAAATTATCGAGTACACAAGTGCTGACGAGGTAGCTGTTTGTAATTTAGCTTCTTTGGCTTTACCACGTTTTGTGGATGAGAAAGCGGGAACTTTTGATCACGATAAATTATTCGAGATCACGTACCAAGCTACTTTAAACTTAAATAAAATCATTGACCGTAACTACTACCCCATTCCGGAAGCACGTAATTCAAACATGCGTCACCGTCCGATTGGTTTAGGTGTTCAAGGGTTAGCGGATGCTTTCATTTTGATGCGTTTTCCTTTTGAAAGTGAAGAAGCTAAAAAATTAAACTCTGAAATTTTTGAAACGATTTATTTTGCTGCGTTAACAGCAAGTAAAGACTTAGCAAAAGTAGAAGGTGCTTACGAATCGTATCCTGGTTCTCCTGCTTCTAAAGGCATTTTCCAACACGATATGTGGAATGTTACTCCAAGTCCACGTTGGGAATGGGATATTTTACGTGAAGAAGTAATGAAATACGGTATCCGTAACAGCTTATTGTTAGCGCCAATGCCAACAGCAAGTACTTCTCAGATTTTAGGTAACAACGAATGTTTCGAACCTTACACGTCTAACATTTACACACGTCGTGTGTTAAGTGGTGAGTTTGTGGTAGTAAACAAACATTTATTACGTGACTTAGTGAAACTTGGAATCTGGAACGAGAATTTGAAAAACAAAATCGTTGCAGCAAATGGATCTGTACAAGGTATTCCTGAAATTCCAGCTAACATTAAAGAACTATACAAAACGGTTTGGGAAATTAAACAACGTACGATTATTGATATGGCCGCTGACCGTGGTGCATTCATTGATCAGTCTCAATCGTTGAATTTATTTATCCAGGATGCTAACTTCGCGAAAATGAGTTCTGCTCACTTCTACAGCTGGAAAAAAGGATTAAAAACAGGTATGTATTACTTACGTACAAAAGCTGCTGCTGATGCAATTAAATTTACAGTTGATCAGGATGCTTTACAACAACCGGCATTTGTTTTAGGAAACGAAGATCAGTTGTTAGTAGATCGCGGACAAGCACACATCTTAACCTTTGACGAACAACAGGCACAGTTAAGCTGCTCTTTGGATAATCCAGAGGATTGTGAGGCTTGTGGAAGCTAG
- a CDS encoding restriction endonuclease subunit R produces the protein MAAITQKIQSRISEGLKRFQPIVESAKIRDVSESDTVVMLTGILSEILGYDKYLDITTELAIRGTYCDLALKIDGKLSLLIEAKAIGIELKEPHVKQVVDYAANKGIEWVILTNSVTWRIYKVVFSKPIQNILVCEIDFLKLRPKANQDIEQLFLLSKEAVSKSSLEDYFTQKQATNRFMIGNLLCEESILNTLKKELKQIYPDIKVTNDEIKTVLTTDVIKREILTGEESEEAKKKISKVNKKKEKLKTEKKIVNITMDAIKDAVTNEENSEVTTEN, from the coding sequence ATGGCAGCAATTACCCAAAAAATTCAAAGCCGCATCTCAGAAGGCTTAAAACGTTTCCAACCTATTGTAGAGTCGGCTAAGATCAGAGATGTAAGCGAATCTGACACTGTTGTAATGTTGACGGGAATCCTTTCAGAAATTTTAGGATATGATAAATATCTTGATATTACAACCGAGTTAGCCATTAGAGGAACTTACTGCGATCTGGCACTAAAGATTGATGGAAAGCTCTCTTTATTGATTGAAGCCAAAGCAATAGGCATTGAATTAAAAGAGCCCCATGTTAAACAGGTTGTTGATTATGCAGCGAACAAAGGAATCGAATGGGTTATCCTGACTAATTCTGTGACATGGCGCATTTATAAAGTTGTGTTTTCAAAACCCATACAAAATATTCTTGTTTGTGAAATTGACTTTCTAAAATTAAGACCAAAAGCAAATCAGGATATCGAGCAACTATTTTTATTAAGTAAAGAGGCCGTTTCCAAATCTTCCCTAGAGGATTACTTTACACAAAAACAAGCTACCAATCGTTTTATGATCGGTAACCTCTTGTGCGAGGAATCCATTTTAAACACCTTAAAGAAAGAGTTAAAACAAATCTATCCAGATATCAAGGTTACAAATGACGAAATAAAAACTGTTTTAACTACCGATGTTATTAAGCGAGAAATTTTAACTGGTGAAGAATCCGAAGAAGCAAAAAAGAAAATCTCTAAAGTAAATAAGAAGAAAGAAAAGCTAAAGACTGAGAAAAAAATTGTAAATATTACAATGGATGCTATAAAAGATGCAGTTACTAATGAAGAGAATTCTGAAGTAACAACTGAAAACTAA
- a CDS encoding transcriptional regulator, protein MAKNVINRIKIVLVEQGRTSKWLSEKMNKNAATVSRWCTNEMQPSLETLVKIAEVLKVDVRELLVSTKN, encoded by the coding sequence ATGGCTAAGAATGTTATAAATAGAATTAAGATTGTTCTTGTAGAACAAGGAAGAACCAGTAAATGGCTTTCTGAAAAAATGAACAAGAATGCTGCAACGGTTTCACGCTGGTGTACAAATGAAATGCAGCCTTCTTTGGAAACATTAGTTAAGATTGCAGAAGTTTTGAAGGTAGATGTGAGGGAGTTGTTAGTTTCGACTAAGAATTAG
- a CDS encoding transcriptional regulator — MNQKETMCQQKLMISRDALEVIQGKWRLPIVLALTFGNKRFGELQRDIVDISPKMLSQELKALEENKIITRTLYDSMPVTVEYSLTPLGRSMKKMLDEVLTWGTHFRKEVLGK, encoded by the coding sequence CTATGTGTCAGCAGAAATTAATGATTTCGAGAGATGCATTAGAAGTAATACAAGGTAAATGGCGACTGCCAATTGTTCTGGCGCTTACTTTCGGTAATAAACGTTTTGGGGAACTTCAGAGGGATATCGTTGATATTTCGCCCAAGATGCTCTCACAAGAACTGAAAGCCTTAGAAGAAAATAAAATTATTACGCGAACGCTTTACGACAGTATGCCTGTAACCGTAGAATATTCTCTTACACCACTTGGACGCTCTATGAAAAAGATGTTAGATGAGGTATTAACCTGGGGGACACATTTTCGAAAAGAAGTTTTAGGAAAGTAA